The following proteins come from a genomic window of Salvia hispanica cultivar TCC Black 2014 chromosome 4, UniMelb_Shisp_WGS_1.0, whole genome shotgun sequence:
- the LOC125223063 gene encoding uncharacterized aarF domain-containing protein kinase At1g71810, chloroplastic isoform X1, with product MLLVPPPLPPSFPPLNFASARHSRLSTPLRRHLVAATNEVDAFTQYSGYLFQLSSSEAESLNEYKISKIAAIYQKKPLILLRRLLQTATTLGRWFALRYYDRITERADVMFEVRAAELRKILVQLGPAYIKIAQAISSRPDLIPPTYLDELSLLQDRITPFSTAVAFDIIEQELGLPIDVLFSEISPEPVAAASLGQVYQARLRSSGKVVAIKVQRPGVRAAISLDILILRFLAGVIKRVGRFNTDLQSVVDEWATSLFREMNYIQEAKNGVKFRQLYGSINDVVVPEMYVEQTTGRVLTMEWVEGQKLAEVKDLYMIQVGVYCSFNQLLEFGFYHADPHPGNLLRTYDGKLAYLDFGMMGEFREELRDGFIEACLHLVNRDYDALAVDFVTLGLLPPTADKEEVTKALTGVFRGAVDKGVRNISFGDLLGDLGFTMYKYKFRIPSYFSLVIRSLAVLEGIAISSDPDYKVLGNTYPWIARKVLTGSSAKLNSSLQTLLYKDGVFRIDRLESLLSESLRARTERALVEEQVEDNSKKMIKQVISFTLDETGTFVREILLDELAKGLDALGLATLDSLTANLPFRPSSTSMTDEDINNLQTLRRLTLLISELQRIETSAAGVNIQKQPSDGAALLPYGSKSAQEMLPVLFSAISELPQDSQQQLLRLPADLAGKLVSRIAARTLKRAFL from the exons ATGCTGCTCGTCCCTCCTCCATTGCCGCCCTCGTTTCCGCCTCTCAATTTCGCCTCCGCCCGCCATTCGCGCCTCAGTACGCCGCTTCGGCGCCACCTGGTTGCCGCGACGAATGAAGTCGACGCCTTCACGCAATACTCCGGCTACCTTTTCCAGCTCAGCTCATCTGAAGCCGAATCACTGAATGAAtacaaaatatccaaaatcGCCGCCATATATCAGAAGAAGCCTCTGATTCTCCTCCGCCGCTTGCTGCAGACCGCTACCACTCTCGGCCGCTGGTTCGCCCTCCGCTATTACGACCGTATCACCGAGCGCGCGGACGTCATGTTCGAG GTCAGAGCTGCTGAATTGAGGAAGATATTAGTACAACTTGGCCCG GCTTATATCAAGATAGCTCAGGCCATTTCGTCTCGACCA GATTTGATACCACCCACATATTTGGATGAGCTTTCACTCTTACAAGATCGAATTACACCATTTTCCACAGCAGTTGCATTTGATATAATAGAACAAGAACTTGGATTGCCAATAGATGTACTATTTTCAGAAATCTCACCTGAGCCTGTGGCAGCAGCATCACTTGGACAG GTTTATCAAGCAAGGCTTCGATCAAGTGGGAAGGTAGTTGCCATAAAAGTGCAGAGGCCTGGAGTTAGAGCTGCAATCTCATTGGACATACTGATCTTGCGTTTCTTGGCAGGGGTTATAAAGCGAGTAGGAAGATTTAACACAGACCTTCAG TCAGTGGTTGACGAATGGGCAACAAGCCTTTTCCGG GAGATGAATTACATCCAAGAAGCAAAAAATGGAGTAAAGTTTAG ACAGTTATACGGCAGCATAAATGATGTTGTGGTTCCTGAAATGTATGTTGAGCAAACAACTGGCAGGGTTCTTACCATGGAATGGGTTGag GGTCAAAAGCTAGCGGAAGTGAAGGATCTTTACATGATTCAG GTGGGGGTCTATTGTTCATTCAATCAACTTTTAGAGTTTGGGTTTTATCACGCTGATCCGCATCCTGGCAACCTGCTTCGCACATACGATGGGAAACTAGCATACCTAG ACTTTGGAATGATGGGTGAATTCAGAGAAGAACTTCGTGATGGCTTTATCGAAGCTTGTCTCCACCTTGTTAACCGTGATTACGATGCACTTGCAGTAGACTTTGTAACTCTTGG GCTTCTTCCACCTACAGCTGACAAGGAAGAAGTTACAAAAGCATTAACAG GTGTCTTTCGAGGTGCTGTTGACAAAGGAGTTCGCAACATAAGCTTTGGAGATCTTCTTGGAGATTTGGGATTCACCAT GTACAAATACAAGTTCAGGATTCCATCTTATTTCTCGCTTGTCATTAGAAG CCTGGCTGTTTTGGAAGGAATTGCCATTAGCTCTGATCCAGATTACAAAGTTCTGGGCAATACTTACCCTTGGATTGCCAGAAAAGTGCTTACTGGAAGCTCAGCGAAATTGAATTCTTCATTGCAAACTCTTCTTTACAAG GATGGTGTGTTCAGAATTGATCGACTGGAGTCTCTCTTATCAGAG TCACTGCGTGCCAGGACAGAAAGAGCTTTGGTTGAAGAACAGGTAGAAGACAACTCTAAAAAGATGATCAAGCAagttatttcttttactttggATGAGACG GGAACATTCGTGAGAGAAATACTTcttgatgaacttgctaaG GGCTTGGATGCACTTGGATTAGCGACCTTGGACTCACTTACGGCAAACCTACCCTTCAGGCCAAGTTCGACTTCCATGACTGATGAAGATATCAACAATCTGCAAACACTGAGACGCCTTACGCTATTAATTTCAGAGCTGCAACGAATTGAAACTTCTGCAGCG GGAGTAAACATTCAGAAACAACCGTCAGATGGAGCAGCACTGCTCCCTTATGGATCGAAATCTGCTCAGGAAATGCTGCCAGTTCTTTTCTCTGCAATTTCTGAG CTCCCTCAAGATTCACAGCAACAATTGCTAAGACTGCCAGCAGATCTGGCTGGAAAACTAGTCTCGCGCATTGCTGCCAGGACGTTAAAACGTGCATTCCTATAA
- the LOC125220438 gene encoding tRNA pseudouridine(38/39) synthase — protein sequence MEGNPNNIELVNSLQAEMESLRERINQLETENAKLSQQLSGCVCQKNAGSYRALSVDCTSSIGEMEMLKLNEICSLNRSKYKESGDHTMALHHLPKRHVALKVMYFGKRFYGFASEAQMDPTVESEIFKALYKTRLVSGDKKELQYSRCGRTDKGVSSVGQVISLSLRSNLKEISSSNGYSVEISAEESCDGELDYVKILNRALPNDIRIIGWSPAPTDFSARFSCLSREYKYFFWREDLNIMAMESAGKRSIGEHDFRNFCKMDATNVHNYRRYITSFEIFSCNERFKSNPEPSSKFHSNLACYRLQNISGTNLDSLSTTQKKILTVIDKLLDIERTARKPQYKMAPEIPLVLQSCEFDGLKFKCSSDAKQALRAHLEKECRSYKLEAAIFHEALLSCSSTFSDSSQLNSRTKKKGPTHIPLMARPTEPSYEERRA from the exons ATGGAGGGAAATCCCAACAACATCGAACTCGTCAATTCGCTTCAAGCTGAAATGGAGTCTCTCCGAGAAAGGATTAAT CAACTAGAGACCGAGAACGCTAAGCTCTCTCAACAACTCTCGGGTTGCGTCTGCCAGAAG AATGCAGGGAGTTATAGAGCTTTGTCCGTGGACTGCACTAGCTCGATTGGGGAAATGGAGATgctgaaattgaatgaaatcTGTTCACTAAACAgatcaaaatataaagaatCGG GTGACCATACAATGGCCTTGCATCATTTACCAAAGCGACATGTTGCTTTAAAGGTTATGTATTTTGGCAAAAG ATTTTACGGTTTTGCTTCAGAGGCACAGATGGATCCAACAGTAGAA TCGGAAATTTTTAAAGCCCTTTACAAGACAAGGTTAGTATCTGGTGATAAGAAGGAATTGCAATACTCAAGATGTGGCAGAACAGACAAGGGAGTCTCGTCTGTTGGCCAA GTAATCTCTCTATCTCTACGATCAAATCTTAAAGAAATATCATCCAGCAACGGATATTCTGTGGAAATCTCTGCTGAGGAATCATGTG ATGGTGAACTAGATTATGTAAAGATACTAAATAGAGCTCTTCCTAATGATATTAGAATTATTGGATGGTCACCTGCTCCAACTGATTTCAGTGCAAG GTTCAGTTGTTTGAGCAGGGAATATAAGTACTTCTTTTGGAGAGAAGATTTAAATATCATG GCAATGGAAAGTGCAGGAAAGAGATCCATTGGGGAACATGATTTCAGAAATTTTTGTAAGATGGATGCAACTAATGTCCACAACTATAGGCGGTACATCACATCATTTGAGATTTTCTCATGCAATGAAAGGTTTAAAAGTAATCCTGAACCTTCTAGTAAGTTCCATTCCAATTTAGCTTGTTACAGATTACAGAATATATCAGGCACCAATTTAGATTCTCTGTCCACAACCcagaagaaaatattaaca gtGATAGACAAGTTACTGGATATTGAAAGAACAGCAAGGAAACCTCAATACAAAATGGCTCCAGAGATTCCCCTCGTTCTTCAGTCTTGTGAATTTGATGGTCTCAAATTTAAGTGTTCATCAG ATGCTAAGCAAGCTCTACGTGCTCACTTGGAGAAGGAATGTCGAAGTTATAAACTTGAAGCAGCAATCTTTCACGAGGCCTTGCTCAGCTGTTCAAGCACCTTCTCGG ATTCCAGTCAGCTAAACAGTAGAACAAAGAAGAAGGGAccgactcacattccactgaTGGCGCGACCCACTGAGC CCTCTTATGAAGAACGACGCGCATAA
- the LOC125217786 gene encoding MA3 DOMAIN-CONTAINING TRANSLATION REGULATORY FACTOR 2 isoform X1, with protein MDYTDKFMSSEHQEQFRSAIESADPSSASPLISTSPKSPRSPRPSKHTGSPIKTQKPHSGKVGDPKKGGSGGKGTWGGLLDMEGGHVDDPNDPNYISDKDDAKLSTRTDEQFEEFRKKATIMVEEYFDNDDVTSTTNELREIDMPGYYFYFVKKLVSIAMDRRDKEKEMASILLSSLYGDVIDPKQVYKGFQKLVQSADDLVVDIPDAVDVLAMFIARAIVDDILPPSFLTKTMAYLSKDSKGVDVIKRAEKGYLSAPLHAEIIERCWGGSKNKTVEDFKAKINDLLVEYVVSGDVREARRCIKDLHVPHFHHEIVKRAILMAMEKRQAEGRLLELLKRTCEEGLINSSQISKGFSRIIDSVDDLSLDIPNAKVLLQSLISKAASEGWLSASSLRSLSLIPGRQVVEESMLKAFKKKAESIIREYFLAGDVSEVICCLEFENGSGVAELNAAFVKKLITLAMERKNREKEMASVLLSSLCFPSDDVVSGFIMLIESADDMALDIPIVVEDLAMFLARAEVDEVLTPHEMEEIGRHFPGPTSVGNKVTQMSMSLLKARLSGERILRCWGGGGSCNNGWTVEDVKDKVGKLLEEYAAGGDTREACRCIKELGMPFFHHEVVKRCLVILMEMKNERMWSLLSHCFDMQLITMTQMSKGFVRVSDSLDDLALDVPDAKKQFDNLLHKAANQGWLDTSLLPLNGFT; from the exons ATGGACTACACAGATAAGTTTATGTCAAGCGAGCATCAGGAACAATTTCGATCAGCTATAGAGAGTGCAGATCCATCCTCTGCCTCCCCGCTTATCTCAACATCACCTAAATCTCCGCGATCGCCAAGACCTAGTAAGCACACCGGGAGTCCCATCAAGACTCAAAAGCCCCATTCCGGGAAAGTTGGTGATCCCAAAAAAG GCGGTTCTGGTGGGAAAGGAACCTGGGGAGGACTGCTTGATATGGAAGGTGGCCACGTGGATGATCCAAACGATCCGAATTACATCAGTGATAAG GATGACGCGAAGCTCTCCACCAGAACGGATGAGCAGTTTGAGGAGTTCAGGAAGAAGGCCACAATCATGGTGGAGGAATATTTTGACAATGATGATGTTACCTCGACTACTAATGAACTAAGAGAAATTGATATGCCAGGTTACTACTTCTATTTTGTGAAGAAGTTGGTCTCCATTGCCATGGACAGACGGGACAAAGAGAAGGAGATGGCTTCGATTCTGCTATCCTCTCTCTACGGTGATGTGATTGATCCCAAACAAGTCTACAAAGGCTTTCAGAAGCTGGTGCAGTCTGCAGACGACTTAGTGGTGGACATTCCTGACGCGGTTGATGTTCTTGCAATGTTCATTGCTAGAGCCATTGTTGATGACATACTCCCCCCCTCGTTCTTGACAAAGACGATGGCCTATTTGAGCAAGGACTCGAAGGGCGTGGATGTGATCAAACGAGCTGAGAAAGGGTATTTGTCAGCCCCTTTGCACGCAGAGATCATTGAGAGGTGTTGGGGAGGCAGCAAGAACAAGACGGTGGAAGATTTCAAGGCAAAGATAAACGACTTGTTGGTAGAGTACGTGGTGAGTGGGGATGTGAGGGAGGCACGCAGATGCATCAAGGATCTTCACGTCCCTCACTTCCATCACGAGATAGTGAAGAGGGCTATCTTGATGGCTATGGAGAAGAGGCAGGCAGAAGGGCGGCTGCTCGAGTTGCTGAAGAGGACTTGTGAGGAAGGGTTGATCAATTCAAGCCAGATATCGAAAGGGTTCTCCAGAATCATCGACTCTGTAGACGATCTGTCTCTGGATATCCCAAATGCAAAGGTGCTACTGCAGTCATTGATCTCAAAAGCAGCATCGGAGGGGTGGTTGAGTGCTTCGTCTCTGAGGTCGTTGTCGCTCATCCCTGGGAGGCAGGTGGTCGAGGAAAGCATGCTCAAGGCATTCAAGAAGAAGGCTGAGTCGATAATCAGGGAGTATTTCCTAGCGGGTGACGTATCAGAGGTGATCTGCTGCTTGGAGTTTGAGAATGGTTCGGGCGTGGCTGAGCTGAACGCAGCGTTTGTGAAGAAACTGATCACTCTAGCCATGGAGAGAAAGAACAGAGAGAAGGAGATGGCTTCTGTGCTGCTATCTTCTCTGTGTTTTCCATCTGATGATGTGGTGAGTGGTTTCATCATGCTGATAGAGTCAGCAGACGACATGGCCCTCGACATCCCCATCGTGGTGGAGGATCTAGCCATGTTCCTGGCACGAGCAGAGGTGGACGAGGTGCTTACACCACACGAGATGGAGGAGATAGGCCGACATTTCCCGGGACCAACCTCAGTAGGAAACAAGGTGACACAAATGTCAATGTCTCTATTAAAAGCCCGTCTATCCGGGGAACGGATCCTAAGGTGCTGGGGAGGAGGGGGAAGCTGCAACAACGGGTGGACGGTGGAGGACGTGAAGGACAAGGTGGGGAAGCTGCTGGAGGAGTATGCAGCAGGAGGGGACACGAGGGAGGCGTGTCGGTGCATAAAGGAGCTAGGGATGCCATTCTTCCACCATGAGGTAGTGAAGAGGTGCTTGGTGATATTGATGGAGATGAAGAATGAGAGGATGTGGAGTTTGCTAAGTCATTGCTTTGATATGCAACTAATCACCATGACTCAAATGAGTAAAGGGTTTGTGAGAGTGTCTGATAGCCTTGATGATCTGGCTTTGGATGTGCCTGATGCTAAGAAACAGTTTGACAATCTGCTGCACAAAGCAGCCAACCAAGGCTGGCTTGACACTTCTTTGCTACCTCTCAATGGCTTTACTTGA
- the LOC125217786 gene encoding MA3 DOMAIN-CONTAINING TRANSLATION REGULATORY FACTOR 2 isoform X2 has translation MSSEHQEQFRSAIESADPSSASPLISTSPKSPRSPRPSKHTGSPIKTQKPHSGKVGDPKKGGSGGKGTWGGLLDMEGGHVDDPNDPNYISDKDDAKLSTRTDEQFEEFRKKATIMVEEYFDNDDVTSTTNELREIDMPGYYFYFVKKLVSIAMDRRDKEKEMASILLSSLYGDVIDPKQVYKGFQKLVQSADDLVVDIPDAVDVLAMFIARAIVDDILPPSFLTKTMAYLSKDSKGVDVIKRAEKGYLSAPLHAEIIERCWGGSKNKTVEDFKAKINDLLVEYVVSGDVREARRCIKDLHVPHFHHEIVKRAILMAMEKRQAEGRLLELLKRTCEEGLINSSQISKGFSRIIDSVDDLSLDIPNAKVLLQSLISKAASEGWLSASSLRSLSLIPGRQVVEESMLKAFKKKAESIIREYFLAGDVSEVICCLEFENGSGVAELNAAFVKKLITLAMERKNREKEMASVLLSSLCFPSDDVVSGFIMLIESADDMALDIPIVVEDLAMFLARAEVDEVLTPHEMEEIGRHFPGPTSVGNKVTQMSMSLLKARLSGERILRCWGGGGSCNNGWTVEDVKDKVGKLLEEYAAGGDTREACRCIKELGMPFFHHEVVKRCLVILMEMKNERMWSLLSHCFDMQLITMTQMSKGFVRVSDSLDDLALDVPDAKKQFDNLLHKAANQGWLDTSLLPLNGFT, from the exons ATGTCAAGCGAGCATCAGGAACAATTTCGATCAGCTATAGAGAGTGCAGATCCATCCTCTGCCTCCCCGCTTATCTCAACATCACCTAAATCTCCGCGATCGCCAAGACCTAGTAAGCACACCGGGAGTCCCATCAAGACTCAAAAGCCCCATTCCGGGAAAGTTGGTGATCCCAAAAAAG GCGGTTCTGGTGGGAAAGGAACCTGGGGAGGACTGCTTGATATGGAAGGTGGCCACGTGGATGATCCAAACGATCCGAATTACATCAGTGATAAG GATGACGCGAAGCTCTCCACCAGAACGGATGAGCAGTTTGAGGAGTTCAGGAAGAAGGCCACAATCATGGTGGAGGAATATTTTGACAATGATGATGTTACCTCGACTACTAATGAACTAAGAGAAATTGATATGCCAGGTTACTACTTCTATTTTGTGAAGAAGTTGGTCTCCATTGCCATGGACAGACGGGACAAAGAGAAGGAGATGGCTTCGATTCTGCTATCCTCTCTCTACGGTGATGTGATTGATCCCAAACAAGTCTACAAAGGCTTTCAGAAGCTGGTGCAGTCTGCAGACGACTTAGTGGTGGACATTCCTGACGCGGTTGATGTTCTTGCAATGTTCATTGCTAGAGCCATTGTTGATGACATACTCCCCCCCTCGTTCTTGACAAAGACGATGGCCTATTTGAGCAAGGACTCGAAGGGCGTGGATGTGATCAAACGAGCTGAGAAAGGGTATTTGTCAGCCCCTTTGCACGCAGAGATCATTGAGAGGTGTTGGGGAGGCAGCAAGAACAAGACGGTGGAAGATTTCAAGGCAAAGATAAACGACTTGTTGGTAGAGTACGTGGTGAGTGGGGATGTGAGGGAGGCACGCAGATGCATCAAGGATCTTCACGTCCCTCACTTCCATCACGAGATAGTGAAGAGGGCTATCTTGATGGCTATGGAGAAGAGGCAGGCAGAAGGGCGGCTGCTCGAGTTGCTGAAGAGGACTTGTGAGGAAGGGTTGATCAATTCAAGCCAGATATCGAAAGGGTTCTCCAGAATCATCGACTCTGTAGACGATCTGTCTCTGGATATCCCAAATGCAAAGGTGCTACTGCAGTCATTGATCTCAAAAGCAGCATCGGAGGGGTGGTTGAGTGCTTCGTCTCTGAGGTCGTTGTCGCTCATCCCTGGGAGGCAGGTGGTCGAGGAAAGCATGCTCAAGGCATTCAAGAAGAAGGCTGAGTCGATAATCAGGGAGTATTTCCTAGCGGGTGACGTATCAGAGGTGATCTGCTGCTTGGAGTTTGAGAATGGTTCGGGCGTGGCTGAGCTGAACGCAGCGTTTGTGAAGAAACTGATCACTCTAGCCATGGAGAGAAAGAACAGAGAGAAGGAGATGGCTTCTGTGCTGCTATCTTCTCTGTGTTTTCCATCTGATGATGTGGTGAGTGGTTTCATCATGCTGATAGAGTCAGCAGACGACATGGCCCTCGACATCCCCATCGTGGTGGAGGATCTAGCCATGTTCCTGGCACGAGCAGAGGTGGACGAGGTGCTTACACCACACGAGATGGAGGAGATAGGCCGACATTTCCCGGGACCAACCTCAGTAGGAAACAAGGTGACACAAATGTCAATGTCTCTATTAAAAGCCCGTCTATCCGGGGAACGGATCCTAAGGTGCTGGGGAGGAGGGGGAAGCTGCAACAACGGGTGGACGGTGGAGGACGTGAAGGACAAGGTGGGGAAGCTGCTGGAGGAGTATGCAGCAGGAGGGGACACGAGGGAGGCGTGTCGGTGCATAAAGGAGCTAGGGATGCCATTCTTCCACCATGAGGTAGTGAAGAGGTGCTTGGTGATATTGATGGAGATGAAGAATGAGAGGATGTGGAGTTTGCTAAGTCATTGCTTTGATATGCAACTAATCACCATGACTCAAATGAGTAAAGGGTTTGTGAGAGTGTCTGATAGCCTTGATGATCTGGCTTTGGATGTGCCTGATGCTAAGAAACAGTTTGACAATCTGCTGCACAAAGCAGCCAACCAAGGCTGGCTTGACACTTCTTTGCTACCTCTCAATGGCTTTACTTGA
- the LOC125223063 gene encoding uncharacterized aarF domain-containing protein kinase At1g71810, chloroplastic isoform X2: MLLVPPPLPPSFPPLNFASARHSRLSTPLRRHLVAATNEVDAFTQYSGYLFQLSSSEAESLNEYKISKIAAIYQKKPLILLRRLLQTATTLGRWFALRYYDRITERADVMFEVRAAELRKILVQLGPAYIKIAQAISSRPDLIPPTYLDELSLLQDRITPFSTAVAFDIIEQELGLPIDVLFSEISPEPVAAASLGQVYQARLRSSGKVVAIKVQRPGVRAAISLDILILRFLAGVIKRVGRFNTDLQSVVDEWATSLFREMNYIQEAKNGVKFRQLYGSINDVVVPEMYVEQTTGRVLTMEWVEGQKLAEVKDLYMIQVGVYCSFNQLLEFGFYHADPHPGNLLRTYDGKLAYLDFGMMGEFREELRDGFIEACLHLVNRDYDALAVDFVTLGLLPPTADKEEVTKALTGVFRGAVDKGVRNISFGDLLGDLGFTMYKYKFRIPSYFSLVIRSLAVLEGIAISSDPDYKVLGNTYPWIARKVLTGSSAKLNSSLQTLLYKDGVFRIDRLESLLSESLRARTERALVEEQGTFVREILLDELAKGLDALGLATLDSLTANLPFRPSSTSMTDEDINNLQTLRRLTLLISELQRIETSAAGVNIQKQPSDGAALLPYGSKSAQEMLPVLFSAISELPQDSQQQLLRLPADLAGKLVSRIAARTLKRAFL, encoded by the exons ATGCTGCTCGTCCCTCCTCCATTGCCGCCCTCGTTTCCGCCTCTCAATTTCGCCTCCGCCCGCCATTCGCGCCTCAGTACGCCGCTTCGGCGCCACCTGGTTGCCGCGACGAATGAAGTCGACGCCTTCACGCAATACTCCGGCTACCTTTTCCAGCTCAGCTCATCTGAAGCCGAATCACTGAATGAAtacaaaatatccaaaatcGCCGCCATATATCAGAAGAAGCCTCTGATTCTCCTCCGCCGCTTGCTGCAGACCGCTACCACTCTCGGCCGCTGGTTCGCCCTCCGCTATTACGACCGTATCACCGAGCGCGCGGACGTCATGTTCGAG GTCAGAGCTGCTGAATTGAGGAAGATATTAGTACAACTTGGCCCG GCTTATATCAAGATAGCTCAGGCCATTTCGTCTCGACCA GATTTGATACCACCCACATATTTGGATGAGCTTTCACTCTTACAAGATCGAATTACACCATTTTCCACAGCAGTTGCATTTGATATAATAGAACAAGAACTTGGATTGCCAATAGATGTACTATTTTCAGAAATCTCACCTGAGCCTGTGGCAGCAGCATCACTTGGACAG GTTTATCAAGCAAGGCTTCGATCAAGTGGGAAGGTAGTTGCCATAAAAGTGCAGAGGCCTGGAGTTAGAGCTGCAATCTCATTGGACATACTGATCTTGCGTTTCTTGGCAGGGGTTATAAAGCGAGTAGGAAGATTTAACACAGACCTTCAG TCAGTGGTTGACGAATGGGCAACAAGCCTTTTCCGG GAGATGAATTACATCCAAGAAGCAAAAAATGGAGTAAAGTTTAG ACAGTTATACGGCAGCATAAATGATGTTGTGGTTCCTGAAATGTATGTTGAGCAAACAACTGGCAGGGTTCTTACCATGGAATGGGTTGag GGTCAAAAGCTAGCGGAAGTGAAGGATCTTTACATGATTCAG GTGGGGGTCTATTGTTCATTCAATCAACTTTTAGAGTTTGGGTTTTATCACGCTGATCCGCATCCTGGCAACCTGCTTCGCACATACGATGGGAAACTAGCATACCTAG ACTTTGGAATGATGGGTGAATTCAGAGAAGAACTTCGTGATGGCTTTATCGAAGCTTGTCTCCACCTTGTTAACCGTGATTACGATGCACTTGCAGTAGACTTTGTAACTCTTGG GCTTCTTCCACCTACAGCTGACAAGGAAGAAGTTACAAAAGCATTAACAG GTGTCTTTCGAGGTGCTGTTGACAAAGGAGTTCGCAACATAAGCTTTGGAGATCTTCTTGGAGATTTGGGATTCACCAT GTACAAATACAAGTTCAGGATTCCATCTTATTTCTCGCTTGTCATTAGAAG CCTGGCTGTTTTGGAAGGAATTGCCATTAGCTCTGATCCAGATTACAAAGTTCTGGGCAATACTTACCCTTGGATTGCCAGAAAAGTGCTTACTGGAAGCTCAGCGAAATTGAATTCTTCATTGCAAACTCTTCTTTACAAG GATGGTGTGTTCAGAATTGATCGACTGGAGTCTCTCTTATCAGAG TCACTGCGTGCCAGGACAGAAAGAGCTTTGGTTGAAGAACAG GGAACATTCGTGAGAGAAATACTTcttgatgaacttgctaaG GGCTTGGATGCACTTGGATTAGCGACCTTGGACTCACTTACGGCAAACCTACCCTTCAGGCCAAGTTCGACTTCCATGACTGATGAAGATATCAACAATCTGCAAACACTGAGACGCCTTACGCTATTAATTTCAGAGCTGCAACGAATTGAAACTTCTGCAGCG GGAGTAAACATTCAGAAACAACCGTCAGATGGAGCAGCACTGCTCCCTTATGGATCGAAATCTGCTCAGGAAATGCTGCCAGTTCTTTTCTCTGCAATTTCTGAG CTCCCTCAAGATTCACAGCAACAATTGCTAAGACTGCCAGCAGATCTGGCTGGAAAACTAGTCTCGCGCATTGCTGCCAGGACGTTAAAACGTGCATTCCTATAA